In the genome of Mugil cephalus isolate CIBA_MC_2020 chromosome 21, CIBA_Mcephalus_1.1, whole genome shotgun sequence, one region contains:
- the tshr gene encoding thyrotropin receptor: MQVITCAVFTLVLLPISAASEADSCPAVCECSDWKTHTISCFDIDILPRFPASTETLWLFETRLSSVPADAFANMVNISRIYISVDVVLQRLEKHSFYGLRKITHIEIRNAKSLAYVDPEAFKHLPNLKYLGIFNTGLSFFPDLSNIHSNDMNFILEIVDHPYITEIPANSFRGITNDVLTVMLYGNGFREIQHHAFNGTRLDQVDLHRNKYLTKMDDRAFAGTISGPMLLDVSLTGITSLPTTGMDFLRELKARNAWALKKLPPIKTFKHLTVANLTYPSHCCGFKNLKKKRGFLEYIICNLTAFYDQHHKRSVGPLRMPSLQGESVETLPDQEPNDGGHRESHQDWRRDDFHGSLHYHAYFGGQPDEDVGFGETLKNPQEDNSQDFDSRYDYVVCEEGEEVACAPVPDEFNPCEDIMGFGFLRVSVWFVSLLAVLGNVVVLLVLLTSHYKLSVSRFLMCHLAFADLCMGIYLLLIASVDVHTRSEYFNHAIDWQTGPGCGLAGFFTVFASELSVYTLTVITLERWYAITFAMRLDRKLRLHHAAAVMLGGWLFCLLLALLPLVGVSSYQKVSICLPMDTQSTAAQVYIMSVLVLNIMAFFVICACYFKIYCAVHNPQYRSGSKDTNIAKRMAVLIFTDFLCMAPISFYAMSAVLDRPLITVSNSKILLVLFYPLNSCANPFLYAIFTKAFRGDVFILLSKVGLCQQRAQLFRGQTVSSKGSSGTSQVRRDRDKHRKGGSIGQEEVPIHLRKCSRHTYHQAMGQQTSREESQSLDT; this comes from the exons ATGGCTTTTTGAGACCCGTCTCTCATCCGTGCCAGCCGATGCCTTTGCCAACATGGTCAACATCTCAAGAAT ATATATATCCGTGGATGTGGTGCTGCAGAGGCTGGAGAAGCACTCATTCTACGGCCTGAGGAAAATCACCCACAT AGAGATCCGCAACGCAAAAAGTCTGGCATACGTTGACCCAGAAGCCTTTAAACATCTCCCAAACCTCAAGTACCT GGGGATTTTTAACACGGGCCTCAGTTTCTTCCCTGACTTGAGCAACATCCACTCTAATGACATGAACTTCATCCT GGAAATTGTAGATCATCCCTACATTACAGAGATCCCGGCCAACTCGTTCCGTGGCATCACCAACGATGTGCTGACAGT CATGTTGTATGGAAACGGCTTCAGGGAAATACAGCACCACGCCTTTAACGGCACCAGGTTAGATCAAGT CGACCTTCACAGGAATAAGTATTTAACCAAGATGGATGACAGGGCTTTCGCGGGAACCATCAGCGGCCCCATGCTTCT AGACGTATCCCTGACAGGGATCACTTCCCTGCCGACCACAGGCATGGATTTTCTCCGGGAGCTGAAGGCGCGAAACGCCTGGGCCCTCAAGAAATTGCCACCCATCAAGACCTTCAAGCACCTCACCGTCGCCAACCTCACATACCCCAGCCACTGCTGCGGTTTCAAAAACCTCAAGAAGAAACGAGG CTTTTTGGAGTACATCATCTGTAACCTGACTGCTTTCTACGACCAGCATCACAAGCGCTCTGTGGGGCCCCTTCGCATGCCTTCCCTCCAAGGGGAAAGTGTGGAAACACTCCCAGACCAGGAACCAAACGACGGAGGTCACAGAGAGTCCCATCAAGACTGGAGGAGAGATGACTTCCATGGCAGCCTCCACTACCACGCCTACTTTGGGGGCCAGCCAGATGAGGATGTGGGTTTTGGAGAGACCCTCAAGAACCCCCAGGAGGACAACAGCCAAGATTTTGACAGTCGTTACGATTATGTGGTGTgcgaagagggagaggaggtggcGTGCGCACCAGTGCCCGATGAGTTCAATCCTTGTGAGGACATAATGGGCTTTGGCTTCCTGCGGGTGTCAGTGTGGTTTGTCAGTCTGCTGGCTGTTCTGGGAAACGTGGTGGTCCTGCTGGTCCTGCTCACCAGCCACTACAAACTGTCGGTCTCCCGGTTCCTCATGTGCCACCTGGCCTTTGCAGATCTGTGCATGGGGATTTATTTGCTCCTCATTGCCTCTGTAGACGTCCACACACGGTCTGAGTACTTCAACCATGCTATAGACTGGCAGACCGGCCCCGGTTGTGGACTCGCAGGTTTTTTTACAGTCTTCGCGAGCGAGCTTTCGGTCTACACCTTAACAGTGATCACTCTTGAGAGGTGGTACGCCATCACCTTTGCCATGCGGCTCGATCGCAAGCTGCGTCTGCACCATGCCGCGGCCGTCATGTTAGGTGGCTGGctcttctgcctcctccttgCCTTGCTGCCGCTGGTTGGGGTGAGCAGTTACCAGAAAGTGAGCATCTGTCTCCCCATGGACACCCAGTCCACAGCGGCTCAAGTCTACATCATGTCAGTGCTGGTTCTCAACATCATGGCCTTTTTTGTCATCTGCGCTTGCTACTTCAAGATCTACTGCGCAGTACACAATCCTCAATACCGTTCCGGATCCAAGGACACCAACATCGCCAAGCGCATGGCTGTCCTCATCTTCACTGACTTCTTGTGCATGGCGCCTATTTCTTTCTACGCCATGTCGGCGGTGCTAGACCGGCCCTTAATCACCGTCTCCAACTCAAAGATTTTATTGGTGCTCTTCTACCCACTCAATTCCTGTGCCAACCCCTTCCTCTATGCCATCTTCACTAAGGCCTTCAGGGGAGACGTATTCATCCTCCTCAGTAAGGTGGGCCTGTGTCAGCAGAGAGCGCAGCTATTCAGAGGCCAGACGGTCTCATCAAAGGGCAGCAGCGGGACATCTCAGGTCCGCAGAGACAGGGACAAACACAGGAAGGGAGGAAGCATAGGCCAGGAGGAAGTGCCCATCCACTTGAGGAAGTGCTCCAGACACACCTACCACCAAGCCATGGGCCAACAGACGAGCCGAGAGGAGAGCCAGAGCCTGGACACGTGA